In one window of Laspinema palackyanum D2c DNA:
- a CDS encoding CO2 hydration protein — protein sequence MTTATSTKLPPSTHEFADIIHRLEAGGAMLPDSPENLMQIIGIYKAYAVPMDFYWRDLLYIAQDVFLEPFNFFKYFLPKEYLDLHNHYAGDDADLRIWRGEATAHPELLAFMEKGELNQKIPRLFHHWLHDRVNMEFAEACMRAMYWHGRDMGWGKFDAYLDSDEYRANADVAIKAYFKGNPVMLGLYKLFPEMFLEQVRQLSYYSNLGLFWEVMAPVFFEMSDLYDEGKLTTVPEAMNFLVNGIFAIAGRPIYHHAHIRGKVYEIIPKSKGFTWLYEAALPYVEAVFYRTAPFRGTKSYNAQAKQVPDEQKDFHYGILYADVFPVGTAGIPPTLLMQDMLHFLPPYLVDYYRQYCRGEDDMLIQLGITFQRSMYCVTSAVIQALRTALLYPLDDPNPKHLMANRKFFESQLDRFKRPEARLRDIQRQDYR from the coding sequence ATGACAACTGCAACTTCTACAAAACTCCCCCCCTCTACCCATGAATTTGCCGATATTATTCATCGTTTAGAAGCCGGTGGCGCTATGTTGCCGGATAGTCCCGAAAATTTAATGCAAATTATCGGCATTTATAAAGCATACGCGGTGCCGATGGACTTCTACTGGCGAGATTTGCTTTATATCGCCCAAGACGTGTTTTTAGAACCGTTTAATTTCTTCAAATACTTCCTGCCGAAAGAGTATTTAGACTTGCATAATCACTATGCTGGGGATGATGCCGACTTGCGAATTTGGCGGGGAGAGGCAACGGCGCATCCGGAACTCTTAGCCTTTATGGAAAAAGGGGAATTAAACCAAAAAATCCCCCGGTTGTTCCATCATTGGTTGCACGATCGCGTTAATATGGAATTTGCCGAAGCCTGTATGCGGGCGATGTATTGGCATGGCAGAGATATGGGTTGGGGAAAATTTGATGCTTATCTCGATAGTGATGAGTATAGAGCCAATGCTGATGTCGCCATCAAAGCCTATTTTAAAGGCAATCCGGTGATGTTGGGACTCTATAAGCTGTTTCCCGAAATGTTTTTAGAACAGGTGAGGCAACTTTCCTATTATAGCAATTTGGGATTGTTCTGGGAAGTAATGGCTCCGGTGTTTTTTGAAATGTCCGATCTGTATGATGAAGGCAAACTCACCACTGTTCCAGAAGCGATGAATTTCCTTGTGAATGGCATCTTTGCGATCGCGGGACGTCCCATTTACCATCACGCTCATATTCGCGGCAAAGTTTACGAAATTATCCCCAAATCAAAAGGCTTTACCTGGCTCTATGAAGCCGCTTTACCCTACGTCGAAGCCGTCTTTTATCGCACCGCACCCTTCCGAGGCACTAAATCCTATAATGCTCAAGCAAAACAAGTGCCAGATGAGCAGAAAGACTTCCATTATGGCATTTTATATGCCGATGTCTTTCCCGTGGGAACCGCAGGCATTCCCCCGACATTATTAATGCAGGATATGCTCCATTTCCTCCCCCCCTACTTGGTAGATTATTATCGCCAATATTGCCGGGGTGAGGATGATATGTTGATTCAGTTGGGAATTACATTCCAGCGATCGATGTATTGTGTCACTTCCGCTGTCATTCAAGCGTTACGCACGGCTTTACTCTATCCTTTAGATGATCCAAATCCCAAGCATTTGATGGCAAATCGGAAGTTTTTTGAAAGCCAACTGGATCGATTTAAACGTCCTGAAGCCCGGTTACGGGATATTCAGCGTCAGGATTATCGATAA
- a CDS encoding NADH-quinone oxidoreductase subunit M → MLSLLIGLPLFGAVLIGFWPSKGSPTVLRNIALVVALGILGWTVAIATQFDLASPGVQFQEYLPWIPQLGLSYKLGIDGLSFPLLALSAFLNCIAIYGRGETVERPRLYYPMIFLVNAGITGAFVAQNLLLFVLFYELELIPLYLLIGIWGGQKRGYAAMKFLIYTALSGILILAAFLGMAWLTHSSSFDIGSISTEKLSLTTQLILLTILLIGFGIKIPLVPLHTWLPDAYVEASPAVAILLGGILAKLGAYGLIRFGLQLFPEAWGVVGPGLAIIGVVSVMYGAFSAIAQKDIKRMVAYSSIGHMGYILVAAAAGTPLSLLGAVAQMVSHGLILAILFYIVGIIEQKVGTRELDVLNGLMNPHRGLPLTSAFLILGGMASAGIPGLVGFIAEFMVFQGSFSVFPVQTLICIIASGLTAVYFAILINRTCFGKLDNQLAYYPKVLAAERVPALILAVTIFILGIQPAWLVRWSEPTTTAMVANITPAHPAQIAQKMNNFAP, encoded by the coding sequence ATGCTGAGTCTATTAATTGGATTGCCCCTTTTCGGTGCAGTGCTCATTGGATTTTGGCCCTCCAAAGGGTCGCCTACGGTGTTAAGAAATATTGCCCTAGTAGTCGCTTTGGGGATTCTAGGCTGGACCGTGGCGATCGCCACTCAGTTTGATTTAGCCTCCCCGGGAGTGCAATTTCAGGAATATTTACCTTGGATTCCCCAGTTAGGACTTAGCTATAAATTAGGCATTGATGGGTTATCTTTTCCTCTGCTTGCCTTAAGTGCATTTCTTAATTGCATTGCCATTTATGGTCGGGGTGAAACCGTGGAGCGCCCTCGGCTCTATTATCCCATGATTTTCCTCGTGAATGCTGGAATCACTGGGGCATTCGTTGCACAAAATTTATTATTATTTGTGCTGTTCTATGAATTAGAACTGATTCCTCTTTACCTCTTAATTGGAATTTGGGGGGGGCAAAAACGCGGATATGCCGCGATGAAATTCCTAATTTATACCGCATTATCGGGAATTTTAATCTTAGCTGCGTTTTTGGGAATGGCTTGGTTAACCCATTCGAGCAGCTTTGATATCGGTTCTATTTCTACGGAAAAATTATCCTTAACCACCCAACTGATTTTACTCACCATTCTGTTAATCGGATTTGGAATTAAAATTCCCCTGGTTCCCTTGCATACTTGGTTACCCGATGCTTATGTGGAAGCGTCCCCGGCAGTGGCAATTCTTCTTGGGGGAATTCTGGCTAAATTAGGGGCTTATGGGTTAATCCGGTTTGGGTTACAACTGTTCCCAGAAGCCTGGGGAGTGGTTGGTCCTGGGTTGGCGATTATTGGGGTGGTGAGCGTCATGTATGGTGCCTTTAGTGCGATCGCCCAAAAGGACATCAAACGCATGGTTGCTTACAGTTCCATTGGACACATGGGCTATATTTTAGTTGCCGCCGCTGCCGGAACTCCCCTGAGCTTACTCGGTGCAGTCGCTCAAATGGTCAGTCATGGATTAATCCTCGCCATTCTCTTTTATATCGTGGGTATCATTGAGCAGAAAGTGGGCACTCGCGAACTGGATGTTTTGAATGGATTAATGAATCCCCATCGCGGCTTACCGCTCACCAGCGCCTTCCTGATTTTAGGCGGAATGGCAAGTGCAGGAATTCCAGGATTGGTAGGATTTATTGCCGAGTTTATGGTCTTTCAGGGCAGTTTTTCGGTCTTTCCCGTACAGACTTTAATTTGTATTATTGCCTCGGGTTTAACCGCAGTTTATTTCGCGATTTTAATCAATCGCACCTGTTTTGGAAAACTGGATAATCAGTTGGCATATTATCCCAAAGTGTTGGCAGCCGAACGAGTTCCGGCGTTGATATTGGCGGTCACTATTTTTATATTAGGTATTCAACCGGCTTGGTTAGTGCGGTGGAGCGAACCGACAACGACAGCAATGGTAGCCAATATTACTCCCGCTCATCCCGCGCAAATTGCTCAAAAAATGAACAATTTTGCCCCCTAA
- a CDS encoding NAD(P)H-quinone oxidoreductase subunit F has translation MADLLLTTVWFVPGYALLGGLLAGAWSPGTIRKTGPRPSGYINLVLTFLAFLHSLLALPATWNQPAQGISWTWLDAAGLNLTVDLKISALTVGAMALVTGLNLLAQIFAVGYMEMDWGWGRFYAMLGVFEAGICALILCNSLFFSYVILEVLTLGTYLLVGLWFSQPLVVTGARDAFLTKRVGDLILLMGVVALLPLAGTWNFDELAQWAQTADLDPKVATLLGLALIAGPLGKCAQFPLHLWLDEAMEGPVPSTILRNSVVVATGAWVLIKLQPVLALSEIATTTAIYIGAVTAVGASAIAIAQIDIKRSLSYSVSAYMGLVFIAVGTGETQTALMLLLSYAVAMALLVTCTGGLIWNTITQDLTQYGGLWSRRPISGLAFLVGVAGLVALPPFGGFWALLKMAENLWEAHPELVGVLLVVNGLTTFSVIREFGLIFAGKPKPMTVRSPEVHWPMVIPMVILMGVTLHIPLILMEWNLLPDWANLNIPVAGALIGSTVIGGGLAGFIYLSDRISKPVKFGPQSVQDFFAYDFYTAKLYKLTIVFAVGLVSQIVFWFDRYIVDGLVNLVGLFTVFSGQSLKYNVSGQTQFYALTILFGVAVLGMLLAWPSLSKIFLVFN, from the coding sequence ATGGCTGATTTACTTCTGACAACCGTTTGGTTCGTGCCTGGGTATGCCTTACTCGGGGGACTCCTGGCGGGCGCTTGGTCACCGGGAACAATCCGAAAAACTGGACCGAGACCCTCGGGCTATATTAATTTAGTCCTGACTTTTTTAGCCTTCCTTCATAGTTTATTGGCGTTACCAGCAACCTGGAATCAACCGGCGCAAGGAATATCTTGGACTTGGTTGGATGCTGCCGGGTTAAACCTAACGGTAGATTTAAAAATATCTGCCTTGACGGTAGGTGCAATGGCATTAGTCACGGGATTAAATCTGCTGGCACAGATTTTTGCTGTGGGATATATGGAAATGGATTGGGGTTGGGGTCGCTTCTATGCCATGTTGGGAGTATTTGAAGCGGGAATTTGCGCCCTGATTTTGTGCAATTCGTTGTTTTTCAGCTATGTCATTTTAGAAGTCCTCACCCTGGGTACTTATTTATTAGTCGGATTGTGGTTCTCGCAACCGTTGGTGGTGACGGGGGCCAGAGATGCTTTTTTAACAAAACGGGTGGGAGATTTAATCCTGCTGATGGGGGTGGTTGCTTTATTACCGTTAGCAGGTACCTGGAATTTTGATGAATTAGCGCAATGGGCACAAACTGCTGATTTAGATCCCAAAGTGGCGACTTTGTTAGGGTTAGCGTTAATTGCGGGACCCTTGGGGAAATGCGCTCAGTTTCCCTTGCATTTGTGGTTGGATGAGGCGATGGAGGGGCCGGTTCCCAGCACGATTTTACGGAATTCCGTGGTGGTGGCAACTGGGGCCTGGGTGTTGATTAAATTACAGCCGGTGTTGGCGTTGTCGGAGATTGCGACGACGACGGCGATTTATATTGGGGCGGTGACGGCTGTAGGGGCTTCGGCGATCGCCATTGCTCAAATTGATATCAAGCGATCGCTCTCTTATTCGGTAAGTGCTTACATGGGTTTAGTGTTTATCGCCGTGGGAACGGGGGAAACTCAAACCGCTCTGATGTTACTCCTGTCTTACGCGGTGGCAATGGCACTTTTGGTGACTTGTACTGGGGGACTGATCTGGAATACGATTACCCAAGACCTCACTCAGTATGGCGGACTCTGGTCTCGCCGTCCAATTTCTGGGTTGGCATTTCTCGTGGGAGTGGCGGGTTTAGTGGCGTTACCTCCCTTTGGCGGATTTTGGGCGTTGCTCAAAATGGCGGAGAATCTGTGGGAGGCACATCCGGAGTTGGTGGGTGTGTTACTCGTGGTGAATGGGTTAACGACATTTAGTGTGATTCGCGAGTTCGGATTAATTTTTGCGGGGAAACCGAAACCGATGACGGTGCGATCGCCAGAAGTACATTGGCCGATGGTGATTCCAATGGTGATTTTAATGGGTGTGACTTTGCATATTCCGTTAATTTTGATGGAATGGAATCTGCTGCCGGATTGGGCGAACCTAAATATTCCAGTTGCGGGCGCTTTAATTGGCTCAACCGTAATCGGAGGTGGATTGGCCGGGTTCATTTATCTGAGCGATCGCATTTCCAAACCCGTCAAATTTGGTCCCCAATCCGTCCAAGACTTTTTTGCTTACGATTTTTATACTGCCAAATTGTACAAACTGACCATTGTCTTTGCCGTGGGGTTGGTTTCCCAGATTGTCTTCTGGTTTGACCGCTATATTGTCGATGGATTAGTCAATTTAGTAGGATTATTTACGGTGTTTAGCGGCCAGAGCTTAAAATACAATGTTTCGGGACAAACCCAATTTTATGCCCTAACTATTCTGTTCGGGGTGGCTGTACTGGGAATGTTACTCGCTTGGCCCTCTTTGTCGAAGATTTTCTTAGTGTTCAACTAA
- a CDS encoding tetratricopeptide repeat protein, with protein MQPMFKWLGIVTAIGISGISMPLPGWAIPDDPTGGMDSGQVTTSPDILEPLQPLVTPRATPERPPQSPTPTPRATPESSPAPATPRVQQEPVEPRPASQATSEVETLLSRGQFLLSSKQYEEALKTYDSALELNSNNADAWIGRGMVLEQLARYDDAIAAIDRATEISPNYSLAWLSRGMVLKQAERFEDALTAFDRALDGDGQWGDNRPADAALNRGSVLWQLDRRDDALASFDRALELDPQFALAWYNKATALLILGELEAAVTAYDSAIKSTGEWGLSTGPASAWYNRGLALEQLERYEEAIASYDQALRITPNHTKARQQLARLRQQVQ; from the coding sequence ATGCAGCCAATGTTTAAATGGCTTGGTATTGTTACAGCAATCGGGATATCGGGGATATCGATGCCGTTACCCGGATGGGCAATACCCGATGATCCCACAGGTGGCATGGATTCTGGACAGGTGACCACCTCTCCAGATATTCTAGAACCGCTCCAGCCTCTGGTTACCCCTAGGGCAACTCCCGAGAGACCGCCTCAGAGCCCTACACCGACCCCGAGAGCGACTCCCGAAAGCAGCCCTGCACCGGCAACCCCGAGAGTGCAGCAAGAACCCGTGGAGCCAAGACCTGCATCCCAGGCGACGAGTGAGGTGGAGACGTTACTCTCTCGGGGTCAATTTTTGTTGTCGTCCAAGCAATATGAAGAGGCGCTCAAAACTTATGACAGTGCCTTGGAGTTAAATTCTAATAATGCGGATGCCTGGATTGGTCGAGGCATGGTGTTAGAGCAGTTGGCGCGTTACGATGATGCGATCGCGGCGATTGACCGGGCGACAGAAATTAGTCCGAATTATTCTCTGGCATGGCTCAGTCGGGGGATGGTCCTGAAACAGGCGGAACGCTTTGAGGATGCATTAACGGCGTTCGATCGCGCTTTGGACGGGGATGGACAGTGGGGTGATAACCGACCCGCAGATGCAGCCCTTAACCGGGGTTCGGTCCTCTGGCAACTGGATCGCCGGGATGATGCCCTCGCTTCTTTTGACCGGGCGCTCGAACTGGATCCTCAATTTGCCCTAGCTTGGTACAACAAAGCTACCGCACTCCTAATCCTCGGTGAATTGGAAGCAGCAGTCACCGCTTATGATAGCGCCATTAAAAGTACCGGCGAGTGGGGTTTATCCACAGGTCCGGCTAGTGCCTGGTACAATCGCGGTTTGGCACTAGAGCAGTTGGAGCGTTACGAGGAGGCGATCGCCTCTTATGACCAAGCGTTGCGAATTACTCCGAATCATACCAAGGCTAGGCAGCAGTTGGCTCGATTGCGTCAGCAGGTACAGTAG
- a CDS encoding DUF2141 domain-containing protein: protein MMKTPGKIILAIASIFSSFTLTQSVRGVPGSQLNLQIEGITNPRGNICFTIFSRSDGFPRDGAKALKAECSPLENLPVTLSINGLNAGNYAVAVFHDENADGQLNTNAVGIPQEGFGFSNNPPILTGAPKFSEATFFVAGQTTTVRIAMKYLLRL, encoded by the coding sequence ATGATGAAAACACCTGGAAAAATTATTTTAGCGATCGCCTCAATCTTTAGCAGTTTTACCTTAACTCAATCGGTTCGAGGGGTACCTGGGAGTCAACTCAACCTTCAAATAGAAGGCATCACCAATCCCCGAGGTAATATTTGTTTCACAATTTTTTCCCGCAGTGATGGATTTCCTCGGGATGGAGCCAAGGCACTCAAAGCCGAATGTTCTCCCCTGGAAAACCTCCCAGTGACCCTGAGCATCAATGGATTAAATGCAGGCAACTATGCCGTGGCAGTTTTTCACGATGAAAACGCGGATGGACAACTCAACACCAATGCGGTGGGTATTCCCCAAGAAGGATTTGGATTTTCCAATAACCCCCCCATCCTGACGGGTGCTCCCAAATTTAGCGAGGCGACTTTTTTCGTTGCCGGACAAACGACAACGGTTCGGATTGCGATGAAATATTTGCTCCGACTCTAG
- a CDS encoding hybrid sensor histidine kinase/response regulator, with translation MNSNDSQNNSPLILLVDDDRTTRMMLRRAMHNEGYRVVEASDGIEGLELYKQLNPDMVLLDAKMPGMDGFSCCTQIKAIAGGLSIPVLMITSLEDEDSVDRAFEAGATDYITKPILWAVLRRRVQRLLQEKKAEREIIKALEQERELNELRSRIVTMVSHEYRTPLTAILSSAELLECYWHKWDEQKRLKHLERIQLAATHLTQLVADVLSINEVESGEMEFNPAPVNLERLCQEAIANLRLSPASPHQIRLTHHGDDFELFLDSHLIQQLLVNLLSNSIKYSPKGGMVEVELIFYNPDNGSENNALSLTEAELKKIESPVTIVRVKDQGLGILPQEQGQIFNAFHRGSNVGTIQGTGLGLAIAKKCVELHRGEISIASEVGVGTTVTVTLPSRIPT, from the coding sequence ATGAATAGTAATGATTCCCAAAACAATTCTCCTTTGATTCTGCTGGTAGATGATGACCGGACAACGCGGATGATGCTGCGTCGGGCAATGCACAATGAAGGGTATCGAGTGGTCGAGGCGTCGGATGGCATCGAAGGGTTGGAACTGTACAAACAACTCAACCCGGATATGGTGCTGCTGGATGCCAAGATGCCGGGGATGGATGGTTTTAGCTGCTGTACTCAAATTAAGGCGATCGCCGGTGGGTTAAGTATCCCGGTGTTAATGATTACCAGCTTAGAAGATGAGGATTCGGTTGATCGAGCATTTGAGGCGGGTGCGACCGACTATATTACCAAACCCATTCTTTGGGCGGTCTTGCGACGGCGCGTTCAGCGGCTTTTACAAGAAAAAAAAGCTGAACGAGAAATTATCAAGGCACTGGAGCAAGAACGAGAACTCAACGAATTGAGGTCTCGGATTGTGACAATGGTCTCCCATGAGTACCGGACTCCCCTGACGGCGATTTTATCTTCGGCTGAATTGCTGGAATGTTATTGGCACAAATGGGATGAGCAAAAACGGCTCAAACATCTCGAACGGATTCAATTGGCGGCGACTCATCTCACGCAGTTGGTGGCAGATGTGTTGTCTATCAATGAGGTAGAATCCGGAGAGATGGAGTTTAATCCGGCTCCGGTGAATCTGGAGCGTCTGTGCCAAGAAGCAATTGCAAATTTACGGCTTTCTCCCGCCTCTCCCCATCAAATTAGGTTAACTCACCACGGCGATGATTTTGAGCTTTTTCTTGACAGCCACTTAATCCAACAACTGTTGGTTAATCTTCTCTCTAATTCTATCAAATATTCTCCGAAAGGAGGGATGGTCGAAGTAGAATTAATTTTCTATAATCCGGATAATGGGTCTGAAAATAACGCCTTATCTTTGACCGAGGCGGAATTAAAAAAAATTGAGTCCCCTGTAACCATTGTTCGGGTAAAAGACCAAGGATTGGGAATTTTACCCCAAGAACAGGGCCAAATTTTCAATGCTTTTCACCGAGGGAGCAATGTGGGGACAATTCAGGGCACGGGTTTGGGCTTGGCGATCGCCAAAAAATGTGTCGAGTTACATCGCGGGGAAATTTCCATTGCTAGTGAAGTGGGTGTAGGCACGACGGTTACCGTCACCCTTCCTTCTAGGATTCCTACATGA
- a CDS encoding response regulator transcription factor produces the protein MASAKILVVDDDPAIRNLIHRFLSKQDYQMESAEDGKKALELFEQFNPDLVILDVNLPDTTGYQLCQAMQKRTGVFVLMLTSRTDEADKIRGFNLGADDYITKPFSLVELGARVGALLKRQRVVQVAEQPSVDFGSMSIDPVRREVTISARPILLTALEFDLLYFLASHPGRVWRRSELLQEVWDYDYVGDQRVVDVHIGQIRRKIEGDGIYPKLIHTVRGVGYKFEAHSGDSEDAPEEI, from the coding sequence ATGGCCTCTGCCAAGATTCTTGTGGTTGATGACGATCCGGCGATCCGGAATTTAATCCATCGCTTTTTAAGTAAGCAAGACTATCAAATGGAGTCGGCTGAAGATGGAAAAAAAGCGCTCGAACTCTTCGAGCAATTTAATCCAGACTTGGTAATTCTGGATGTTAACTTACCCGATACTACGGGGTATCAGCTTTGCCAAGCGATGCAAAAGCGCACGGGTGTTTTCGTTTTAATGCTAACCAGTCGCACGGATGAAGCTGATAAAATCCGGGGATTTAATTTAGGTGCAGATGACTATATTACCAAACCCTTTAGTCTCGTCGAACTCGGGGCCAGAGTCGGGGCGCTGTTGAAGCGTCAACGGGTGGTCCAGGTTGCAGAACAACCCTCGGTTGATTTCGGATCAATGAGCATCGATCCCGTGCGTCGCGAGGTAACGATCTCTGCTCGTCCCATTCTCCTAACGGCCCTTGAATTTGATCTACTCTATTTTTTAGCCTCTCATCCAGGCCGAGTTTGGCGTAGATCTGAACTGCTTCAAGAAGTTTGGGATTATGACTATGTGGGGGATCAGCGCGTGGTGGACGTGCATATCGGCCAAATCCGCCGCAAAATCGAAGGGGATGGCATCTATCCCAAACTGATTCATACGGTGCGCGGAGTGGGGTATAAATTTGAAGCTCACAGTGGTGATTCCGAAGATGCACCGGAGGAAATCTAG
- a CDS encoding DUF2811 domain-containing protein → MNANVSILAEIPEELHQSLKGYLDSHPDWDQDRVFAAALSLFLLQNGDNRTPEASKNYHQAARVYLETLFQHPV, encoded by the coding sequence ATGAACGCAAACGTCAGCATCCTTGCAGAAATTCCAGAAGAACTGCATCAATCCCTTAAAGGGTATTTAGACTCTCACCCCGACTGGGATCAAGACCGGGTGTTTGCTGCGGCCCTGTCTCTGTTTTTGTTACAAAATGGGGATAACCGGACCCCGGAAGCCTCAAAAAACTATCACCAAGCGGCTAGAGTGTATCTGGAAACCCTGTTTCAGCATCCGGTGTAA